CGCCGCCGGCCATGAAGCCGCGGCCGTTGCCGGCGATGACCAGCACGCGGGTCGGCCCCTGCCCGCCTTCATCAGCCCCCTCATCCGCCACACTGCGGCAGGCGTCCAGCAGGGCGGCGGCGGTCGGCTCGTCCAGCGCGTTCAGCACGGCGGGGCGGTTCAGCCGGATCCAGGACACGGCCCCCTCGCGGGTGAGAAGGACCGGCGGGGCGGTGTCGGACATGATGGCATCTCCCGGATGTCTACCTGAAGGAAGGTATGTTACCGGACGGTATGCTCTGTCAACGGTCAGGTTGCCCCAATGGTAAACCAGCCTATCGACGCGGCGGACCAAATCCGGGACTTGGCTGTTGGACATCAGGCCAGGGCAGCGGCCCTAGTCAGAAAACGCAGATGTGGAGTCCCGTCATGCACCATCGCCTCCCCACCGGTTTACCGGCCACCATGCGCTGACGACGGACGGGAGGTATGGCATGACATCGGTTGCGCGTTCGGTCGCCTCGCTTCTGCTCGGCGTGGCTTTCCTGATGCTGGGGAACGGCGTCCTGTCCACCCTGATCGGGCTGCGGCTGTCGGCGACGGAGTCCGGCCCGACCGCGGTCGGGCTGATCACGGCGGCCTTCTATGCCGGGCTGACGCTGGGGTCGCTCTACGCCCACCGCGTCATCGCCCGCGTCGGCCATATCCGGTCCTTCTCCGCCTTCGCCTCCATCGTTTCGGTGGCGGCGCTGGCCCATGCGCTGTTCGTCGACGTGCCGCTCTGGGCCTTGCTGCGGCTGGTGCAGGGCTTCTGCATGGCCGGCCTCTACATGTGCATCGAAAGCTGGCTGAACGGCACCGCGACGAACGAAAGCCGCGGGCAGATGCTGTCGGCCTATATGGTGACTCTGTACGGCGCTTCCGGCATCGGACAGCAGCTGTTGCGGCTGGACGACGAGGCCGGGGTCCGGATCTTCATGATCGTGTCGATCCTGATGTCGCTGGCCCTGGTGCCGGTTGCCCTGACGCGGACCACGCCGCCGCAATTGCCGAACGTCTCCTCCTTCGGTGTCCGGCGGCTCTACCGGAGTTCGCCGCTGGGGGTGGCCGGCGTCTTCATCAGCGGGGCGATCACCGGGTCGATCTATGGGCTGGCCCCGGTGTTCGGCGCGGCTTCCAGCTTCGGGGTGTCGGGAACGGCGCTGTTCATGTCGGCGCTGATCCTGGGCGGCATGGCCCTGCAATGGCCGCTCGGCAAGCTGTCGGACCGGTTCGACCGGCGCACCGTGATCATCGGCCTGTCGGCCGCGTTGTCGCTGACCAGCTTCGGCATGATCGCCGCCGCTGGGCTGGACCAGCCGCTGGCCCTGATGCTGGTCGCGCCGCTGTTCGGCGGGCTGTCCTTCACGCTCTATCCGATCTGCCTCGCCCACACCAACGACCATGTGCGGCGGGAGGATCTGGTGTCGGCCAGCGGTGGCCTGATCCTCGCCAACTCCATCGGCGCCATCGTCGGGCCGCCGCTGGCATCGGCGATGATGTCCGCCGGCGGGCCGCAGGGGCTGTTCGCCTTCATCGCCGGCGGTGCGCTCTGTGCCACGCTGTATGGCCTTTGGCGCACCCGCGTCCGCCCGCCCCTGCCGGCAGAGGCGCAGGCGGCCTTCCGCCCCCTGCCCCAGACCACGCCGACGGTCGGCCCACTGGACCCGCTCGGCCCCCTGAAGCCGCCACTGCCGCAATAGAGGATCCAACCTACTCCACGAGGTCGGCGTAGTCGGGATGGCGCTCGATGTAGGCCTCGATGAAGGAGCAGAGCGGCAGCGCCTTCTTTCCCTGGGCGCGGACATCCTCCAGGGCGCCCTTCGCCAAGGCCGACCCGACACCCTTGCCGGACATGCTTTCCGGCACGTGGGTGTGGGTGAAGACGATCTTGCCATCCCGCAGCTCGTACTCCGCCACCGCGGTGGCGCCGTCGATGGTCAGCTCGTACCGGCTGAGCTGTTCGTTGTTCCGCACGGTTTCAGTCACGCTCATGGGAGTTCCGCCTTTTCCGACCGGTCGTTCGATGACCAACGAATGCCCGAACCTCAGCCGACCATCAAGGATTCCGCCCCGTCGATCCACACCGGCGTGCCGCTGATGTGCTTGGCCCGGTCCGACGCCAGGAACAGGGCGAGCTCCGCCACGTCGAAGCTGTCGCCGGATTTCCCGTCGGTCAAGGGCACCTTGCCCTCGGGATACTCGATCGGCACCCGCAGGGAGTCGAGGTTGCGGGGCTGGGTGTTGTCGGGAATTTCCGTATCGATGATGCCGGGGCAGATGGCGTTGACGCGGATGCGGTCCTTCGCCAGTTCCAGCGCCAGCATCTTCACCATCGCGACCTGGGCCGCCTTGCTGCAGGAATAGGCGGTGGCGCCCGTGTTGCTGAACACCCGCGTGCCGTTGATCGACGCCGTGACGATCACCGACCCGCCGCCCGCCTTCTTCAGATGCGGAACGGCATGGTGCAGCGTCAGGTAGGTGCCGCGCAGATTGGTGTCGATGGTGCGGTCCCATTCCTCCGGCGTCAGCTCGTCGATGGCCGCCCAGACGCCGTTGATGCCGGCATTGGCGAAGACGATGTCGATCCGCCCGTATTCCGCCGCCAGCCGGTCCACCGCCTGCCGCATCGCCGCGTCGTCGCCGACATCGGCGGTCAGCGCCAGCGCCTTGCCGCCCGCCGCGGTGATCTCCTCGGCGGTCTTGCGGATTTCGTCCTCGGTGCGGCTCAGCACCCCGACGCTGGCCCCGGCCCTGGCGAACAGCACCGCCGACGCCTTGCCGATCCCCGACCCGGCGCCGGTGACCAGCGCGACCTTCCCCGACAACTCCATGACCTTCGGCTCCAACAAAGACAATGAGACGGGAAAGCCAACCATGCGTCCGGCGGTTCGGTTCCCGTCTTTCGCCCCCGTGTCATGAAGTCGATGCGGTTCTGGTCAGGACGGGGCTGCGGTGCCTGGGAAGCGCGAACGGTCGCTGAATCGAGACATAGGGCGCGGTCCCAATGTTCATGCACACATGCGATGTCATACATCAGAGGTCTTGACTCGGACGCTCTGCTTGTTGTGCACTGCAACATAACCATGAAATGAGCCCGAACGGCGGAGGTCAAACGGGGTCGCCCGCAACATTCCTGACTCTGGAGATGTCATGATCGAGTTGCTTTTCGTGGTCTGCCTCGTGTCCAGCCCCGACAGCTGCACCGTCGAACGCCCCTCGTTCCAGGAGCCCTTCGCCAACGTGATGGCCTGTTCGCGCAACGGCATGTTCCGGGCCGCCGAATGGGCGGAACAGCACCCGAAATACACCGTCCGCCGTTGGAAGTGCGAACCGCGTCAGGTCTGACCCAGCGGACGCCCGCCGTTCCGGACGTTGCCCCCTCGGCGCCCTCACTCTCCCTCGCGTCCACTCCGAAGGAGGCCCCACTCCTTTGGGGTGGACGAGTTCAATCCGTATCGATGATGGTTATATAGGGAAATCATCGTGGATGGACGGTCGCGGCTTTCCGGCGGCGATCCATGGGCAAGAGGGGGAGAATTCCGGGCATGCCAATTCGCATCGTGCTTGTCCTCGCGGCAATCTTCCTCGGGACGGCTCCCGCTGCCGCCGGTCCGGCCAACGACTACCCCAC
The sequence above is drawn from the Azospirillum lipoferum 4B genome and encodes:
- a CDS encoding MFS transporter, which gives rise to MTSVARSVASLLLGVAFLMLGNGVLSTLIGLRLSATESGPTAVGLITAAFYAGLTLGSLYAHRVIARVGHIRSFSAFASIVSVAALAHALFVDVPLWALLRLVQGFCMAGLYMCIESWLNGTATNESRGQMLSAYMVTLYGASGIGQQLLRLDDEAGVRIFMIVSILMSLALVPVALTRTTPPQLPNVSSFGVRRLYRSSPLGVAGVFISGAITGSIYGLAPVFGAASSFGVSGTALFMSALILGGMALQWPLGKLSDRFDRRTVIIGLSAALSLTSFGMIAAAGLDQPLALMLVAPLFGGLSFTLYPICLAHTNDHVRREDLVSASGGLILANSIGAIVGPPLASAMMSAGGPQGLFAFIAGGALCATLYGLWRTRVRPPLPAEAQAAFRPLPQTTPTVGPLDPLGPLKPPLPQ
- a CDS encoding GNAT family N-acetyltransferase codes for the protein MSVTETVRNNEQLSRYELTIDGATAVAEYELRDGKIVFTHTHVPESMSGKGVGSALAKGALEDVRAQGKKALPLCSFIEAYIERHPDYADLVE
- a CDS encoding SDR family oxidoreductase, translated to MELSGKVALVTGAGSGIGKASAVLFARAGASVGVLSRTEDEIRKTAEEITAAGGKALALTADVGDDAAMRQAVDRLAAEYGRIDIVFANAGINGVWAAIDELTPEEWDRTIDTNLRGTYLTLHHAVPHLKKAGGGSVIVTASINGTRVFSNTGATAYSCSKAAQVAMVKMLALELAKDRIRVNAICPGIIDTEIPDNTQPRNLDSLRVPIEYPEGKVPLTDGKSGDSFDVAELALFLASDRAKHISGTPVWIDGAESLMVG